AAGCAAGTCGTGAAGCTGGCGGAACTGATGAAATACAATTTGCGTTCGGTGAGATCGCACTTGTTGAGAGAAGAGTTTCAGCGGTTCTGGGAATACGCTTCGGCAGGTTGGGCTGGGAAGTTTCTCGACGAATGGTGCGCTCGAACGATGCGGTCTCGCCTGGAACCGATGAAGCGGGTCGCTCGCATGCTGCGAAACCATCGCAACCTAATTCTCAACTGGTTCCGAGCGCGGGGAGCGATTTCCGCAGGTGTCGTCGAGGGATTCAACAATAAGGCGAAACTGACTACCAAAAAAGCTTATGGTTTTCGCACCTATGAAGCGATCGAAATCGCTTTGTACCATCAACTTGGAAAGCTGCCAGAACCAGAATTCACCCACAGATTCTGGTGAGGAGGCAGATTTTTTTCATATCGTATAAAATAAATATTGCGAACTTTTTTATACCTGTATAACTTCTAAATGACTCAGCGGAAGTCACCACACGTTGAGCTCATTTCGAATGCCAACAAGACATCAATATCTGCGATGCCCCAACCACGACACACGGCCCAACACTTAGACAGAGCAATAGCGGCACAATCACGAAGACAACATCGATCCGTCTGCTGAATTCAGGGGAATAGGCACCTTAACGGTCCCGATGCGATGGCGACTATTGAAACGGTACGGCGTCAGTCCCGTCGGCAACCGTTCGCTGCCCGAAGAGAGGGGGACAGGCGCAACTTTCCGGCTCATTGGATTCCGCGGTGCATCGACCAGGGAAATCCATCCCTTTACTGCGGGAACATGAGCCAGTCGCCGACCTGTGAACGGTTGTGTCCCTTCGTTTCAGCAGACGGAGAAGAAATAGACGGCGAACAAGAGGTGGACGGGATTTTCGCCCGAGCGAAACACCATCCGAACTTCGGCATACTGTTCAACCTAATACATCTGTGATCGTAGGTGAAATCTCTTCAGACTGAGATCACATTTCGGTTTTGAATTGATGTGCCGTCGGCAAAAGCACATCAAATTGAGTTATTCATCACGGACCGCCACAGCGGAGCGTTCGGCCGCTCAACGGACGTGTGGGACATCCCGCATCGCTTCGAAACGTGAACAGCCTGCTGCTGTCATTAGCGACAGAGATCTGTCCTGGTGACTTCGCTGCGCGATCAGACCTTCGATTCTGCGTGGGCATGCATCGACACCACGACGTTTATTTTATGCAATCAGCAACCTGCATGACACTACTACCTATTACATCACGCGCACATTGAAACACGCAATATACACAAATATAACGAGCACAATAGAAAGCAAAAAGAAAGGAGCAATTGAGCCTTACTTTCGCGAGATTCGTTTCACACTCTTCAGACCAATCTTGTTCATTTGTCAATTTTTGACCGTTTGATCACTTTTCCTATTTTAGAGAGAACGTTTTCATGAGTCCTACCATGTCAAAATCAATTCATCGCGGCTTCACTTTGATCGAGCTTCTCGTGGTGATTGCCATCATTGCTGTTCTCATCGCGTTGCTGCTTCCGGCAGTACAGCAGGCGCGCGAAGCGGCGCGTCGTTCGCAGTGCGCGAACAACCTCAAACAAATTGGCCTGGCACTGCACAACTACCATGATGCTATGTCGATCTTCCCCTACGGTTCGGCCCACAATGCCATGGCATTCACGCAAGCCGGACAGACGGTCAACAACCACTCCGGCTGGCCATTGCTCTTGCCGTATTTGGACCAGACTCCGCTGTACAATAAGTTTGACTTTACTGCGGCGACGCGTAATAGCCTTTTCAGTGGCTGGGACAGTAGCAGTCAAGGAACCTTGGCTGGAACGACGACTGCACAGAATGCCAACATGGCCTTGTCCACTGTCCGCCTGTCGGTCTTGAGTTGCCCGAGCGATGCCGGCGCCGAGCTGTATACGTCCGCGACCTCGTACTACGGTTGCGGAGTGGCCGATAGTCAGTTGATCAATTATGGCTTCAGCGACACCGATGGCGGTCCCTGGGGATTGTGGGATAACGAAGGTCGAACGACGCGTGGCCTGTTCGGACAAAACTCACACTCCAAGATTCGCGACGTCGCGGACGGGACGAGTAACACCGCCGCGATCGTCGAGACCACACGCGAAGTGTGGGACGGCAACGGAAACGTCTGGGCCTGTAGCCAGTATGCCGGAAACGGTGTATTCCTTGGAGACGCACGTGGGATCAACATGCTGGTCTGCTGTGGGTGGGACAACCCAGTCCCCAACTCGCGGCCACGCATTTTGGGCAAGAATGGCGACTTCAACCTGCCGGGAAGTTCCCATGCGGGTGGTTGCTTTTGCCTTCTGGTGGACGGCTCTGTTCGCTTCTTGAACCAGACCATGGACTCGGTGACGCGACGCAACCTCAGCTACATCTCGGACGGAAACGTACTGGGAGAGTTTTAACAGCCTGTAACGATCAAGGGGGCACCGTTCACAGTCTGGCGAGTCGCTCATTTTTCCCGCGGCAAAGGGAAGAACGGCTCTGGTCGATGCACAGTGGATTCCAATGACGGTGGGGAATTGTGCCTGTCCCCCGCTTCGGATTATGAACGGTTGCACCAAAAGGAGACCGCCACACTGGCTTCGCGAATGTCAACGCATGCGCGAAGCACGCGGTCTCATTGTTTCGATGCGACAAGGAGTTCGTCGCGCGCCCGGACTCAGAATCGCGTGCAAGAGTCGCCAGGCCGCATTTTCCTGCGGCGCCTGCAAACACTCGATGCGTGAAAATCGAAGAAACCAACTCCGAATGGCCCGTCAAGTGGCGCCAATGGAGCAGCCAAGGTGAAATATGATGAGAAACGTTTGCAAGATATTTGTCCTGACATCGATGATGATTAGTTCGACATTTGTTGGTTGCGGAAAAAGTGATGGCCGATCCGTCAAACTCGTCCCGGTCCAAGGGACTGTGAAACTCGATGGTAAGCCGGTGGGAGGGGTATCCATCTTTTTCAACCCCTTGCCCAATACGCGTGGGACGGGTGCTTACGCAATCACTCGTGACGATGGATCGTACCAACTGACTCACGCCTCTGCGTCTCAGAAGCCGGGGGTTGAAGAAGGGAACTATGGGGTCACGTTTTCCAAGGTGACTCAACGCGATGGATCGCCAATCCCTCCGGATAAAACGCGAGCGGGCGTGGCGACCGTCGAAAAAATGCCGAAGATTTACACCAAATTCGATGCCACACGAGTCGTGGAAGGGGCGATCGTCAAAGCGGACACTTCGACGCTAAACTTCGAATTGGATTCGAAGAAGAAGCTGAAGACCGGCGGTGCGGGCGCACCGCAATAGTTGCCCCGAGTCGCTGAATGCAGTCGTCAATTCCGCGACTTCGGCGACAGCTTTGCCAGACCGAGTGTGGCCCAGGAGGCTGCCGCACAGTTGATTGGCGACATCAGTTTGGAACTGCCGGGAGACCCATCGGGGGTCGAGCGAGAGATCATCGGCCAACTGCCATCGGGCGTTTGCGTGGCGACCAGGAAATCAATCCCTCGTTTGATTTCTGGCTCGTTCGCCGCGCGTCCCGCGAGAGACAACACATACAGCGTCTGACCCGTGGCGAACGCGTCGCTTTTCGGCTCAGGCACCGTTTGGCTCCATCCGCCGTCGGGACGTTGCAAGGCGAGTAGCTCGTTGATCGTGACCTGCAGTGATTCGCGCGACTTTCCAGCCCGTACGCCCAATAGCAGCCTCAGGGCACGGTCTTGATGGAGGTTTGCTGAAGGGAGTGCGGCGTCGAACCAGGTGGCTGCTTTTGCCAGGGCGACACGGCGTGATTCGGGTGCGTCGGTCCCCGCCTCCGCCGTGAGCGCCATGATGATCCAGGCGGCATCGGTCGTTTGAGACTCATTGATCGGCGGCCGCCTAAGTGTCGCGAAGAATTCCCACGAGCCATCGGGTTGCTGCTTGCTAACAATCTCGTCTGCGATCAACTTCAGACTCTGTTTCTGCCCCTCATCCAATTCAGGCATCGCCTGCGAAGCCACTGCCAGAAATGGAAGCCCCATATTGAGACCCCGCCCCTGAGGACGTGGATCAGGGGTGTCTGCGGGATTCGGAAAGATCCTCGACGACATCAGTTTCTCCCGGCTCCCCAGCAGCGACTCGGTCGTCTCCTTCAGGTATTTTTGATCGATCGCGTACCCCTGCTGTGCCGCCTCACTCAACGCCCAGAGTGGCATGGGGAGATGATGGCAGGCCGCGCACTTCCGCGTCTTTAGCCAGGCCGCGCTTTCCGCCTGCAAGTACCCGATCGCGCGATCAATCGTCTGATGAACCTGCTCCACCGCAGCCGATGGAATTGCAGAAGGAACACCAGTCGGTTCGTCAGCAAAGACGAACACTTTGGACGAAAACCCGAGCAGAAACAGCGCGACAAGGGAAACGCGAGCCATGGCTTGATCCCTGCGAAAGGGGCGGCGACGGACCTCGTCACCAGAATGGAAACGTAGTTGATCCTATCCCGTTTCCGATGAATATTCGACCGCGAAAGCCCCCAGCCGGGATTCGGAGGCATTCCGCAACCGAGATCAGCGCGCGATTCCAGTGAAACGTCAGCGCCCACTTGACATCGCCCTGCATAGTGTATTACAGTCGCAATACACTATGCGAGTCATTTGATTTGATTTCACGAAGGGATGCTCATGAGCTCCCGGTTTTCATTGCAGTTTGAGATTCACCCGTCATCGGGTGTGCCGATCTATCGGCAGTTGATGGACCAGCTGCGCACGCTGATTGCCAGCGGCCGACTCGCGCCGGGAGAGCTGATTCCCAGCGTTCGGCAGATGGCGGAAGAGCTTCAAGTCAACTTGATGACCGTCTCCAAGGCCTACGCCCGACTTGAGGCTGACGGAGTGCTCGAGCGCGACCGCGGGATTGGAATGCGAGTGAAACCACCGCAGTCCGGTGGGACGAAGGCCGAACGATTGGAGCAACTTCGTCCGCTGGCAGAGCAACTGTCGATCCTGGCCTGGCAATTGAAGCTGACCGACGAACAGGTGTTGCAACTCGTCAAACAAGAACTCAAGGATCGCCCCACATGAACGCATTGTCGCGCCCATTGCCGGCCTCACCGCTTGTTGGTTCTGAGGCCGAATTCTCCGGACTGCCGCCCATCGTTTGCGAGGGGCTTCGCAAGCGTTTTGGGCACCATGAAGTCCTGTCCGGCGTCGATCTCACGATCCCTGCCGGTGCCGTCGTGGGATTGGTCGGCACGAACGGTGCCGGCAAATCGACGCTCATCAATTGCCTGTTGGGACTACTCAAACCTACCGGAGGAAACGCGAGAATCTGGGGCGAAGACCCATGGTTCCTAAGTGCACGGGCGAAGTCAAATCTCGGCTATGTGCCACAGACGGTGCAGCTTCAACCCTGGATGCGGGTCGAGCAACTTCTCGACTTCACTGCGGCCTTCTATGAGCATTGGGATCATCGTTGGACGGAGACGTTGCTCACGCGATTGGATCTACCCCGCGAACAGCGAGTTGGTCCGCTTTCGGTCGGTCAGCAGCAGAAACTGGCTCTGGCACTGGCGTTGGGACATCGCCCCTCGCTACTGATTCTCGACGAACCGGTCGCGAGCCTTGATCCCATCGCCCGCAGGGAATTGTTGGCGACGCTGATGGAGCTGGCGCTCGACAATCGACATACCGTGCTGTTTTCCACACACATCACGTCCGACCTCGAACGGATCGCGACGCATGTGGCGGTCCTACGCGAAGGAAAAATCGTTCTCTTCGATGAACTGGACTCCGTCAAAGACCGCGTGAAACGCCTCAGACTTACGGCAAGCTCTCCATTTCCCGAACGATTGATGATTCGTGCTGCGATTCGGACGCAGGTTGACGGCTGTCATGCGCTGGCGACTGTGACCGACCTGAGCGATGACCTGCTGGCCGAGCTACGTCAAAAGTTTAACGCGACGATCTCGGTCGAAGATCTCAATCTGGAAGATATCTTCGTGGAACTTCATCAACGGCCATCGGAACACGTTGGGGGGTTGCGATGACACCACACAGGCAAGCGATTTACGTCATATTGCGAGGTTACGCGACGTCATGGATGACCTGGGCTGTCGTCACGCTGGTGCTCACTGTGGACCTGGTGCTTGTTCATGGTCAAACGATCCACTGGAACGCGGTCGCCCCATTCGAGATCACGGGCGGTCGCTGGAGGCTGAACAACCTGCCGCATGAGCGCGGACAGGTGGATCGCCTGACGCTGAACGTTGGCGAGTTCCATCAGGCGACCAATGGAGCCCCCTCTCGACTCGGCGATCTCGGAAGCCTTCCCAACCTGAAGCATCTCGTCATCGACGGATCGCTGACATTGACGGAACCGCAGCTCATTGATGCGCTAGGACACCTGCGTCTAGAGTCGCTGTCGATTCGCCATCTGGGGGCGATGCAGAAAGGGGGCTGGGCCGCGCTCGAGCATCAACCACTGAAACGCCTGCAGATTCATTCGCTGGATTTACCAGATTGGAACGTCGTCCGCCTGCCGAAAACGATCGAGAGCCTGGATATTTCGTTTTCCTCGATTGTGATGGATCGCGACTCCACTCGTTCGCACCTAGAGATCCTGCGCGGATTGCCGAACCTGACGACGACGACTCTGCAGCTCTTCACAAGCCCCACGTCTGGACTCCGAAACATCGATCGAGACGTTTTGCAAAGCATCCCGACGTTAAGACGCGTCTATGTTGACCCGCAATATGCAGAACAGATTCAGCGCGAACTGCCTCGAGTCGCCGTCCGTCCCACCCGCTATCAATCGAATCGTGTTACAAATGCAACCGGTTTGGTTTTGGTCGGAATGATCGCGCTGTTTTTGATTTTGCATTTCCTTTCGCTCCAGTTCGCCGCGACATCCTCGGTACTCATCCCTCGATTTCACCTCGATCATTTCGGCGTCGCGTTTTCGATCTTCGCCCTGCTCGTGGTGACCCAGTTCCTGGCATTTTGGGGCAGTGGCTTTCACATCTGGGCAGCCATCGCGATGGCGGGCGCGGTGCTGATTCCCGCATATGCAATTACGATGGCGAGTGCCCGGACAATTCGTTTTGCGGGATTCATCAATGCCCCGTCCATGGGAGTGGCCATCGTCTTTTCGATGATGCTCGTCATGCTGACTGTCCTGTCTGACCGAGCCGAAGCAGATTGGATGTTTCAAGGCCAGCGGCCGGATCTAATCGTTGTGCTCGTCGCACTGGAAGTCATATCCGTCGTGGGGTTCTATCGATTCTTTGCGCGGCTCTCGCGAAATTTGACTGAAATGGCGGCGGGGTCCGTTCCCTATGAAATATGGAACGTTGCCGCCTGGCAACGCTGGGTGGCACAAGGCCAATTGAGCCGCCCCGATTCGTGGTTCGTAAGGCTGTCCTCACTCGGCCCGGAATCGCGACTTCGGGCGGCTCTGCGGTGTCCGCGAGAATCGTCGAAATACGCCTCCCGCCTCTGGCGGGCGGGAACGCCAATATCAGTGTTCGGATTTGCTTGCATCGCAACGTTGGTCATGTTGCTGGTCGGCTACGTCATGAATCTTTTCCTGCATGAGCTTTTGCACGGATCGGTGGGGTACATGACTTTCCAACAGGCCCTGTTCATGTTGGTCATGGGACCTTGGATGGCTCTGATGCAGTGGCGGCCGTACTTGTCACGCCATCTGCTGATGTCGCTTGGTCGACGAGAGTGGGTTCAGTTGGTGTTTCTCGAAACCGCGCATGATTTTCTTCCGGTCGTCTTTCTGGGCGGAATCAGCCTCATCGCTTATGCGTCTCAAGCTCCGTCACATTGGTGGTCGGCTTGGCACGTAGCGATGCTCGGACTCCCGATGATTGGACTCGTCTATGCAGTCCTGCTAGTCCTTATCGCCAGTCTCGATACGATACTCTCCGGTCCAGTTTTTTTCGGCGTGATCCTGGCATTCATCGCTTTCGTTGCAATGATTTGTACGGGGGCCTATATCTTCGTCTCCGTGCACGGTGAACCAGCATTCGAGGCTTGGCTCAACTGCCCACCCGTTTGGTGGGGGCCGCTCTGGATTCTTGCGCTGGCAATGATCGGAATCGCTTATCGTCGCTGGCTGTCTTGGGAACTGGGTACGATCGCTCGCTGACTCTATGCCTTGTCTCAATACTGATCACCCACATCAATCGCGGCAGATCAATTAGGGGCGTATCGAGACTTCGTGGCGGCTGTCCGACGTCAAAACTGTATCACGATTAGCAAGACCGGCGCGGCGATGGTCTATCACGGCACAGACAGAAATGTCAGAATATGTTGACTATTCGGTTTTCCGTCGATATCGTCAGGAAGAGTCCTGTACACTTGATTTGATGACGGGGTGTTGTTTGTGGCTGTTCATCGAAGGGTGAATTCGCAAAGGCAATTTTGTCGACAGATTCGCGTCGTGCAGCGGAGTTCCTTCGTTCTTGATGACCTGACTTCATCGCCGTTATCAAAACGTCAGTGAAGACTCGATGTCGTCGTCTCATTTCCCAGATTCGCAGTTCAATCATTCGTGGTTTCCAAGTCTGTAGGAGTTGCTACGCAACATTCCTAAAGGCTCTCGGTAACGCATTTCTCACGTAATGAGTCCATCGGTCGTTGCTTCCAACGTCACGATGATGTCTTTCCATTCACTCGCTCGAGCACGTTACGAGTTATCTGGCTTCCTACGTTCTGGTTCCAGTGCCTTTTTCCGAACTTTTTGTGAGGAGTTTACTGTGTCACAGACGAAACGCAGGCTTGGCTTTACGTTGATTGAATTGTTAGTTGTCATTGCCATCATCGCGGTATTAATTGCCTTGCTCTTACCCGCTGTACAGCAGGCGCGAGAGGCCGCCCGTCGAACGCAGTGCAAGAACAATTTGAAACAGTTCGGGCTGGCCCTTCATAACTATCACGACGTGGCCCTGACATTTCCTGGTGGGACGAATGGATCGGGTTGCCGCTCGTCAAGCACCTGTCCGACGGCCCAAACGGGGCGCAGCCGCATCAGCGCCTTTGTGCCACTGCTGCCTTACTACGACCAAGTGAATCTGTATAACCAGTACTCTGCACAACCCACAGCACCTTGGAGTCAACAGATTGCGACCTTGAAGCCGCATCCTTATTGGAACACCAAGATTGCGATGCTGATGTGCCCATCGGACATCAATCGAGTGCTGGACTCGTCTTCCTCCCTTGTCGGGATGCCAAGCACGAATTACTTGTTCTGCAACGGGGATGGCTCGCGGCTCATGTGCTCGTTTGACGAACTCGTCGATGGTCGTGATTGTACAAATACACGAGGGATGTTCGGCCAGCAGTCGCGTACGCGGATCGGCGATATCACTGACGGTACAAGCAACACGATCGCGATGTCGGAACATGTGACACCATCGGGATCGAATACGCTGGGATGGGTATTGAAAACTTACGGCGAATCCACCAACCCGCCGTCAGTGTGCGCGTCACAGTACAATCGGACGACGAGAACTTATGTCCAAGGAGACATTGAGGGTGACGACGGATTCCAAGGATCGCGATGGCCTGACGGCGGAGCATTATTCACGCGATTCAATACGATGCTTCCTCCGAATAGCGCGTCGTGTATTGAGGCCGACAACGAATGGACGGGCGGTGTGTTGAGCGCATCGAGCCGCCACGCAGGCGGAGTTCAAGTCCTGATGGCGGATGGTGCCGTTCGATTTGTCAGCGAGAACATTCACGCCGGAAATTCCGGAGCAGTGGAAGTCACTTCGGGTGTCAGCCCCTATGGCGTCTGGGGCGCACTGGGAACGAAATCGGGCGGGGAAGTCGTTGGAGAATTCTAAGGCAGTTTTGCCATTCTTCGACCATACGCCATCTTGACGTGCCGCCCGAGCGACACGTCAGGATGGCGATGTCGGCAGACGGTTTTGGAGGGAGCGCACTCCATACGGAATTGCGCTCCTCCGTTTTTCAGGACGACTCTTGAAGGGCATTTCCGATGCAAAATACTCGTCATGTTTGGTGGTGCGGCTTGATGATGTTGGGCTCGGTCGTCTTCATGGGATGCTCGAGCAACGGTGACAAATGGACCAAGGATCGCCCCAAGCTTTTCAAAAGCTCGGGTGTCGTAAAATACAAAAGTGAACCGGTCGAAGGTGCCATTGTCTTGTATCAAAGCGGAGAGCAGACCGCGCGTGGCCTGACAGACGCGGCTGGGAGATTCGTGCTCACAACCTTTGATGAGGGGGATGGGGCCATCGCCGGGACGCATAAGGTCTCGATTCGCAAGACGGTCTACGAGAAAAAGCCGACCAAGTACGATTCTCCTGAAGAGAGATCGGTGGCAAAGTTTCCCAAAGAGATGTTACCAGCCAAGTACGCGAAAGCGGATTCATCGGGCTTGACCGCCGAGATCAAATCCGGCGGAAAGAATCAGGAAACGTTTGAGCTTGATGATTGATTGCGTCTGCTCGCCTAAGTCGATGAAGACTCTGCCCCCGGTGTGACGACAACATCCGTGGCTGCAGAGTCTCGACATCCTTCACGTCGCTCTGGCCCCAGTTGGGCGCCATGTGTTCTCTGGGCGCTTTCGGGTGGTGCGGGAGACACAGAGCCACGGAGACACAGAGAAAAAGTTCAAAGACTGGCGGCCGTCTTGACGAAGCGAAACCATTGCGGCTCAGTAGTACGCAGATTCCAATTGTCCGCCGTTCAGAGGAGTTGGTGCGATCATGACCAAGAGCCCAAGTCCGCGAGTCAACCGCCGCCAGTTTCTGGCGGCCTCGTCTGCCGCAACGATGGCGCTGCCGTATTTCGTGCCGGCCAGGGCCTTTGGTGCCAATGATCGGATTCGCACCGGACACATCGGTGTCGGCGGACGGGGAATGGGACATCTCGATGGATTCATTGAGCAAGTGGTTGCTGTTTGCGATGTTGACAAGTCACATCTTGCTGAAGCCGTCAAGCATTTGAAGAGCAAAGGACGCCAGGTCGACGCCTATAGTGACTATCGTCGATTGCTCGAACGCAAAGACCTTGACGCGGTTGTCATTGCCACGCCAGACCACTGGCATGCCCTGCCGACGATTGATGCCTGCAGCGCCGGAAAAGATGTGTTTGTGGAAAAGCCACTGTCACTCACTGTGGCTGAAGGCCGGAAAATGGTCGAGGCGGCCCGTCGGTACGAGCGAGTCGTCCAGACGGGCTCTCAACAGCGGTCAGATCCCTTGTTCCGCCGAGCCGTCGAATTGATTCGCTCCGGCAGGCTTGGTCGGTTGAAGCAGATCCTTGTGGGTATTCCGCAGGTCAGGTTCCGCGGGACCAAGATCGCCGACTCCGCCCCCCCACCAGAGCTAGACTTCAATTTCTGGCTGGGGCCCGCACCGCTGCGTCCCTACAACGCCAATCAGGTTCACTACAACTTTCGGTATTTCTGGGATTATTCCGGCGGTCAGATGACCAACTGGGGAGCGCATCATATCGACATCGCGCAGTGGGCACTTGATGCGGATCATAGTGGACCCATCGAGATTGAAGGGACAGCGACGTTCGATGGGAAGGGGCTTTACGATGTGACGTCGACTTGCAGGGCGACTCATACCTTCGCAAATGGAGTCCAGTTGACCGTAGGTCAACTGCAGAACGACATCCCGCTGGGGGCAACGTTCATTGGCACGGCTGGGCGGTTGTACGTCGATCGGGGAAAGATAGAAAGCACCCCTGCAGAGTTGATGAAAGAGCCGCTGGCAGCCGACGCCGTTCATCTGGAAGTGAGTAACGACCACACACAGAATTTTCTGGACTGCATCAAATCGCGGAAGGCTCCGATTAGTGATGTCGAAATTGGGCATCGTAGTGCGACGCTTTGTCACCTCGGAAACATCGCCGTTCGTCTCGGCAGAAAGATCCACTGGGACGCTGCCTCGGAGAAGATCTTGGGTGATCCAGAGGCGCTGTCGATGCTGGAGCGTCCCAGTCGCGCGCCTTGGGCGTTGTCGTAGACGACCGCCAATCCATTCGTCGCGATCAAGGCCATTCCTTTTCGTGTGTTACCCACCCGACGCGCGCAGCGGCGACCCGGATTTTCAGGTGGAAATCTCGATCCCACCCGTCGGTGCGTGACATAAGCCTGATCGAGCAGCCCGTTGAAGTAAGTGGGAGAGGCACCTTGGTCGTCGGGACATCGTGGTGTTTCTGATCTGCATGGAGCCAGTCCCCGTTCTGTCAACTGGCTGCGCGCCCGTCACGAAGGCGCGGCCTGCTTCGATTCCGGCGATTGAGGTTGAGCGGGTTGGATCGACAGATCCAGCGTCAAAACATAGACCACCATTCCAATGAGCATCAGGCACACCGCGATCCTGAACTTCCAGTCATGATGTGCTCGCTTCCAATAAGGATGCTTGGGATCATGCCGATCATGAGCGTGGTCCGAATTCGAATGTTCGTGCGCCGGATGATTCATGGGGTTCCTGACTGCGTGATGTGAACGTGTTTTTCGGCGTACGACATTTCAGTCATTGCGGCGAGCCTCAGGTGAGATTAGAAACACATTGAAGTTGGTCTCGAGCAGTTCGGAAATCAAGTATTTCAAAAATTTCGACCGGAGCCATGCGACATCCGCTAAGCTAAAAGTTCTTTCACGACGACGGGACTTTCAACGCCGGTCAGGCGCTGGTCGAGGCCCTGGAACTTGACCGTAAAACGTTCATGATCGATGCCCAGGCAGTGCAAAATGGTCGCATTGAGATCATTGATATGGACCGGTTTGTCGACCACGTTGTAGCTGAAGTCATCAGTCTCACCGTAAACTTGCCCGCCTTTGATGCCGCCACCAGCCATCCACATGCAGAAGTTTCGGGGATGATGATCTCGGCCATAATTGTCCTTGGTGAGCGTTCCCTGTGAGTACACAGTCCGACCGAATTCGCCTCCCCAAACGACCAATGTTCGATCGAGCATTCCCCGCTGCTTGAGATCGGTCAACAAGGCGCCGATCGCCTGGTCAGTGTCTTCACACTGCGATCTGAGGTCGCGCGGAAGGTTGCCGTGCTGGTCCCAACCTCGATGAAGCAGTTGCACCGCGCGGACGCCGCGTTCGACCAATCGTCGGGCGAGCAGGGTGCTGGCGGCGAACGTTCCCGGTTTCGTCACGTCTGGCCCGTAGAGTTCGAGTGTCGCGGCGGATTCATGGCTCAAGTCCGTCAATTCCGGCACGCTGGTCTGCATGCGGTACGCCATTTCGTACTGCGCCATACGCGTCAGCGTTTCAGGATCGCCTAGTTGGTCGAGTGTCCGCTGATTGAGAGCCCCCAGCGTGTCTAACATGGCACGTCGGTTTTGGGCACTGACGCCGGGCGGGTTCTGGACATAGAGCACCGGATCGCCGATATGGCGCAAGGCGACGCCCGTGTATTTGCTCGAAAGAAACCCGCTGGACCACA
This genomic interval from Schlesneria paludicola DSM 18645 contains the following:
- a CDS encoding prenyltransferase/squalene oxidase repeat-containing protein — translated: MARVSLVALFLLGFSSKVFVFADEPTGVPSAIPSAAVEQVHQTIDRAIGYLQAESAAWLKTRKCAACHHLPMPLWALSEAAQQGYAIDQKYLKETTESLLGSREKLMSSRIFPNPADTPDPRPQGRGLNMGLPFLAVASQAMPELDEGQKQSLKLIADEIVSKQQPDGSWEFFATLRRPPINESQTTDAAWIIMALTAEAGTDAPESRRVALAKAATWFDAALPSANLHQDRALRLLLGVRAGKSRESLQVTINELLALQRPDGGWSQTVPEPKSDAFATGQTLYVLSLAGRAANEPEIKRGIDFLVATQTPDGSWPMISRSTPDGSPGSSKLMSPINCAAASWATLGLAKLSPKSRN
- a CDS encoding transposase, with amino-acid sequence PKQVVKLAELMKYNLRSVRSHLLREEFQRFWEYASAGWAGKFLDEWCARTMRSRLEPMKRVARMLRNHRNLILNWFRARGAISAGVVEGFNNKAKLTTKKAYGFRTYEAIEIALYHQLGKLPEPEFTHRFW
- a CDS encoding GntR family transcriptional regulator, which encodes MSSRFSLQFEIHPSSGVPIYRQLMDQLRTLIASGRLAPGELIPSVRQMAEELQVNLMTVSKAYARLEADGVLERDRGIGMRVKPPQSGGTKAERLEQLRPLAEQLSILAWQLKLTDEQVLQLVKQELKDRPT
- a CDS encoding DUF1559 domain-containing protein encodes the protein MSQTKRRLGFTLIELLVVIAIIAVLIALLLPAVQQAREAARRTQCKNNLKQFGLALHNYHDVALTFPGGTNGSGCRSSSTCPTAQTGRSRISAFVPLLPYYDQVNLYNQYSAQPTAPWSQQIATLKPHPYWNTKIAMLMCPSDINRVLDSSSSLVGMPSTNYLFCNGDGSRLMCSFDELVDGRDCTNTRGMFGQQSRTRIGDITDGTSNTIAMSEHVTPSGSNTLGWVLKTYGESTNPPSVCASQYNRTTRTYVQGDIEGDDGFQGSRWPDGGALFTRFNTMLPPNSASCIEADNEWTGGVLSASSRHAGGVQVLMADGAVRFVSENIHAGNSGAVEVTSGVSPYGVWGALGTKSGGEVVGEF
- a CDS encoding DUF1559 domain-containing protein; this encodes MSKSIHRGFTLIELLVVIAIIAVLIALLLPAVQQAREAARRSQCANNLKQIGLALHNYHDAMSIFPYGSAHNAMAFTQAGQTVNNHSGWPLLLPYLDQTPLYNKFDFTAATRNSLFSGWDSSSQGTLAGTTTAQNANMALSTVRLSVLSCPSDAGAELYTSATSYYGCGVADSQLINYGFSDTDGGPWGLWDNEGRTTRGLFGQNSHSKIRDVADGTSNTAAIVETTREVWDGNGNVWACSQYAGNGVFLGDARGINMLVCCGWDNPVPNSRPRILGKNGDFNLPGSSHAGGCFCLLVDGSVRFLNQTMDSVTRRNLSYISDGNVLGEF
- a CDS encoding ABC transporter ATP-binding protein, producing MNALSRPLPASPLVGSEAEFSGLPPIVCEGLRKRFGHHEVLSGVDLTIPAGAVVGLVGTNGAGKSTLINCLLGLLKPTGGNARIWGEDPWFLSARAKSNLGYVPQTVQLQPWMRVEQLLDFTAAFYEHWDHRWTETLLTRLDLPREQRVGPLSVGQQQKLALALALGHRPSLLILDEPVASLDPIARRELLATLMELALDNRHTVLFSTHITSDLERIATHVAVLREGKIVLFDELDSVKDRVKRLRLTASSPFPERLMIRAAIRTQVDGCHALATVTDLSDDLLAELRQKFNATISVEDLNLEDIFVELHQRPSEHVGGLR
- a CDS encoding carboxypeptidase-like regulatory domain-containing protein, which produces MQNTRHVWWCGLMMLGSVVFMGCSSNGDKWTKDRPKLFKSSGVVKYKSEPVEGAIVLYQSGEQTARGLTDAAGRFVLTTFDEGDGAIAGTHKVSIRKTVYEKKPTKYDSPEERSVAKFPKEMLPAKYAKADSSGLTAEIKSGGKNQETFELDD